In Wolinella succinogenes DSM 1740, a single genomic region encodes these proteins:
- a CDS encoding FKBP-type peptidyl-prolyl cis-trans isomerase yields the protein MSVKKISVGLFLLACLVSQGIASDLKTDVQKESYSIGASMGAYVSNQLFEQSQLGAKADVQALIDGFVDALKKQQKLSDDEIITHLNNRAEGLNKISQERFKQQLDQRLKEGKKYLANNAKNKKVLTTKTGLQYEELVAGKGERPKKESIVMIHYKGTLVDGTPFDSTYERQTPAHLSMVNVIDGLQEGLMLMKEGEKARLVIPSDLAYGNADVQAIPAGSTVVFEVELLKVLKPGELADSAKPLSDEVKKEVEEMGKKPIKG from the coding sequence ATGAGCGTTAAAAAAATCTCTGTTGGGTTGTTTCTGTTGGCCTGTTTGGTTTCTCAAGGAATCGCAAGTGATCTGAAAACAGATGTGCAAAAAGAATCGTATAGCATTGGAGCGTCCATGGGCGCTTATGTCTCCAATCAACTTTTTGAGCAATCTCAGCTCGGCGCTAAGGCGGATGTCCAAGCGTTGATTGATGGGTTTGTGGATGCTTTGAAAAAACAGCAAAAACTCTCTGATGATGAGATCATCACGCATCTTAACAATCGAGCCGAGGGTTTGAACAAAATCAGCCAAGAGAGATTTAAACAACAGCTTGATCAGAGGCTCAAAGAGGGCAAAAAGTATCTCGCCAACAACGCCAAAAACAAAAAAGTTCTCACCACCAAGACAGGCCTTCAATATGAAGAATTGGTCGCTGGTAAAGGGGAGAGACCCAAGAAAGAGAGCATTGTCATGATTCACTACAAAGGGACTCTTGTGGATGGGACACCCTTTGATAGCACCTATGAGCGTCAAACCCCTGCCCATCTCTCCATGGTCAATGTGATTGATGGTTTGCAAGAGGGGCTCATGCTTATGAAGGAGGGCGAGAAGGCTAGATTGGTGATTCCTAGTGATCTGGCGTATGGCAATGCGGATGTCCAAGCGATTCCTGCGGGCTCAACAGTGGTTTTTGAGGTGGAGCTTTTGAAGGTGCTCAAGCCTGGCGAGCTAGCTGATAGTGCCAAACCGCTTAGCGATGAGGTCAAAAAAGAGGTTGAAGAAATGGGGAAAAAGCCCATCAAAGGCTAG
- a CDS encoding 4Fe-4S dicluster domain-containing protein — protein MEQDGRRRLFLKYIGAGTAVVGSALSGVRANQEVESVGEKPHYGMVFDQNKCVGCTECEVMCKKVNSVPQGQARLYVQNKTNPETPMEKRYTRVSCQQCEDAPCVSVCPTKACHKDEQTGIVTMNPEDCIACKYCIVACPYDVRFINHETKAAENCNFCLGTKLAKNEEPACVQACKYKALVFGDLNDKDSYINQILGVKDSVRMKPFFGTKPSLRYIPVVKVGV, from the coding sequence ATGGAACAGGATGGCAGAAGAAGACTATTTTTGAAATATATAGGAGCGGGCACCGCGGTGGTGGGTTCGGCGCTCTCAGGGGTGAGGGCCAATCAAGAGGTGGAATCTGTAGGAGAGAAGCCTCATTATGGGATGGTATTTGACCAAAACAAGTGCGTGGGATGCACGGAGTGCGAGGTGATGTGTAAAAAGGTCAATAGTGTTCCGCAGGGGCAAGCTAGACTCTATGTGCAAAACAAAACTAACCCCGAGACTCCAATGGAGAAGCGATACACTCGTGTCTCCTGCCAGCAGTGCGAGGATGCACCATGCGTTTCGGTCTGTCCAACCAAGGCTTGTCATAAAGATGAACAAACAGGAATCGTCACAATGAATCCTGAGGATTGCATCGCTTGCAAATATTGCATCGTGGCGTGTCCCTATGATGTTCGATTCATCAATCATGAGACCAAGGCAGCGGAGAATTGCAATTTCTGTCTTGGCACTAAGCTGGCCAAAAATGAGGAGCCCGCGTGCGTTCAAGCCTGTAAATACAAAGCGCTCGTCTTTGGCGATCTCAATGACAAAGATTCCTATATCAATCAGATTTTAGGGGTCAAAGATTCGGTGCGCATGAAGCCATTTTTTGGCACCAAACCCAGCTTGCGCTACATACCTGTTGTGAAAGTAGGAGTTTAG
- the nrfD gene encoding NrfD/PsrC family molybdoenzyme membrane anchor subunit, with translation MNEAIEFTVGFSHGVEWGWPIGVYLLLAGISGGAMIVALALRYYKGQKEETPLLKAASLVSFATIALGMIFLVGDLEKPLYFWKILIHYNFSSVMSIGVLALCFYIPLSFLMVAIVFESIITPWLQRSPLAPLVRIYPLLRSLRKPLEAMTFLLALTVCAYTGFLISVLVRFPLLNTAILPALFVASGLSAGTAFSSVVAAFFFKEETHSSDLKTLHAIEWPVMAAEILFLFMLFVSLVLGTQMGKSSAPAFFEGAYAGLLWIGVVGIGFGVPLVLNFALGKKVASSHASFYLSGISSVVGVLSLRLFILYAGQTFAL, from the coding sequence ATGAATGAAGCGATTGAATTTACCGTTGGATTCTCGCATGGAGTGGAGTGGGGATGGCCTATTGGGGTCTATTTGTTGTTGGCGGGTATCTCAGGGGGTGCAATGATTGTGGCGCTGGCGCTTCGATACTATAAAGGGCAGAAAGAGGAGACCCCTCTTTTGAAGGCAGCCTCTTTGGTCTCTTTTGCCACTATCGCCCTAGGGATGATCTTTTTGGTGGGTGATTTAGAGAAACCCCTCTATTTTTGGAAGATTTTGATTCACTATAACTTCTCTTCGGTGATGTCTATTGGGGTGTTGGCGCTCTGCTTTTATATCCCTCTTAGTTTCTTGATGGTGGCGATCGTCTTTGAATCGATCATCACTCCGTGGCTTCAGAGGAGTCCTCTAGCGCCTTTGGTAAGAATCTATCCCCTTCTTCGGTCTCTACGGAAGCCTTTAGAGGCGATGACATTTTTGCTAGCGCTGACTGTTTGCGCCTACACGGGATTTTTGATCTCGGTATTGGTGCGATTCCCTCTCCTAAACACAGCGATTCTTCCTGCGCTCTTTGTCGCTTCGGGTCTTTCAGCAGGAACAGCGTTTTCTAGCGTGGTTGCTGCCTTTTTCTTCAAGGAGGAGACCCACTCTAGCGATCTAAAGACACTTCATGCCATCGAGTGGCCAGTCATGGCGGCGGAAATACTCTTTTTATTCATGCTTTTTGTCTCTCTAGTGCTTGGCACGCAGATGGGCAAAAGCAGTGCCCCTGCATTTTTTGAGGGAGCTTACGCGGGGCTTCTTTGGATTGGGGTTGTAGGGATTGGCTTTGGGGTGCCTTTGGTGCTTAATTTTGCCCTAGGCAAAAAGGTCGCTTCCTCTCATGCGAGCTTTTATCTCTCAGGAATCTCTAGCGTCGTTGGTGTGCTCTCTTTGAGACTCTTTATCTTATACGCGGGTCAGACCTTTGCCCTATAG